The Peribacillus sp. FSL E2-0218 genome contains a region encoding:
- the gatA gene encoding Asp-tRNA(Asn)/Glu-tRNA(Gln) amidotransferase subunit GatA, with protein sequence MSLFEQKVSELHERLHKKEISVTDLVNESYKRIGEVEGKVKAFLTLDEENARTQAKQLDDQLVKGGNEGALFGMPIGVKDNIVTKNLRTTCASKILENFDPIYDATVVQKLQKAETVTIGKLNMDEFAMGSSNENSAYQATRNPWNTDYVPGGSSGGSAASVASGEVLFSLGSDTGGSIRQPAAYCGVVGLKPTYGRVSRYGLVAFASSLDQIGPVTRTVEDNAYLLEAISGVDPMDSTSANLDVPNFVNSLTGDVRGLKIAVPKEYLGEGVGEEARNSVLEALKVLEGLGAEWEEVSLPHSKYALAAYYLLSSSEASANLSRFDGVRFGHRTDNAETLIEMYKQTRAEGFGDEVKRRIMLGTFSLSSGYYDAYYKKAQKVRTLIKRDFEDVFEKYDLIVGPTTPTPAFKIGEKMDDPLTMYANDILTIPVNLAGVPGISVPCGFGANGLPLGLQMIGKHFDESTIYRAAHAFEQATDFHKQFPKL encoded by the coding sequence ATGTCGTTGTTCGAACAAAAGGTTTCTGAACTGCATGAACGCTTACATAAGAAAGAGATCAGTGTTACTGATCTTGTTAACGAATCGTATAAGCGAATTGGCGAGGTAGAGGGCAAGGTGAAGGCATTTTTGACTCTTGATGAGGAAAACGCCCGCACTCAGGCAAAACAATTGGATGACCAACTCGTAAAAGGCGGGAACGAAGGCGCTTTATTTGGCATGCCAATCGGAGTTAAAGATAATATTGTCACAAAAAATTTACGGACGACTTGTGCGAGCAAAATCTTGGAGAACTTTGATCCGATTTATGACGCAACCGTCGTTCAAAAGTTACAAAAGGCTGAAACGGTGACCATCGGTAAATTGAACATGGATGAATTTGCGATGGGGTCTTCAAATGAGAATTCTGCCTATCAGGCCACACGCAATCCTTGGAACACGGACTATGTACCAGGCGGCTCTTCAGGTGGCTCTGCTGCGTCAGTCGCTTCAGGTGAAGTCTTATTCTCTTTAGGCTCAGATACAGGTGGATCGATTCGCCAACCAGCGGCATACTGCGGCGTAGTCGGCCTGAAGCCTACTTATGGACGGGTTTCCCGTTACGGACTAGTGGCATTCGCATCCTCATTGGACCAAATCGGACCGGTTACAAGAACAGTGGAAGATAATGCCTATTTGCTTGAGGCGATTTCAGGTGTAGATCCAATGGATTCCACCTCAGCCAATTTGGACGTGCCGAATTTTGTGAATTCATTAACAGGCGATGTACGAGGTTTGAAAATTGCCGTTCCTAAAGAATACTTGGGCGAAGGCGTTGGTGAAGAAGCGCGTAACTCCGTTCTTGAAGCGTTGAAAGTATTGGAAGGCCTTGGAGCTGAATGGGAAGAAGTATCCTTGCCTCATTCCAAATATGCCTTAGCTGCTTACTATCTGCTTTCTTCATCCGAAGCCTCGGCGAACCTTTCCCGCTTCGATGGAGTTCGGTTCGGACACCGTACGGATAATGCGGAAACGCTTATTGAAATGTATAAACAAACCCGTGCCGAAGGATTCGGTGACGAAGTGAAACGCCGTATCATGCTAGGGACGTTCTCCTTAAGCTCAGGCTATTATGATGCGTATTATAAAAAGGCTCAAAAAGTACGTACTTTAATCAAGCGGGACTTTGAGGATGTCTTTGAAAAATATGATCTTATCGTTGGCCCGACTACACCAACGCCAGCATTTAAAATCGGTGAAAAAATGGACGACCCATTAACGATGTACGCGAATGATATTTTAACGATCCCAGTGAACCTTGCTGGTGTACCAGGGATATCCGTGCCGTGCGGATTCGGGGCGAATGGGCTTCCGCTTGGACTTCAAATGATTGGAAAGCATTTTGATGAAAGCACGATTTATCGCGCAGCTCACGCATTCGAGCAAGCAACAGATTTTCATAAACAATTTCCTAAGCTGTAA
- the gatC gene encoding Asp-tRNA(Asn)/Glu-tRNA(Gln) amidotransferase subunit GatC, producing MSRISMEQVKHVAHLARLAITEEEAKQFQHQLDQMISFAEQLNELDTDQVNPTSHVLDMKNVMREDVAKPGLPVEEVVKNAPDSKEGYIRVPSIIE from the coding sequence ATGTCACGTATTTCAATGGAACAAGTTAAACACGTTGCCCATTTGGCACGTTTGGCCATTACGGAAGAAGAAGCAAAGCAGTTTCAGCATCAGCTTGACCAAATGATTTCATTTGCGGAGCAGTTGAATGAGCTTGATACAGATCAAGTGAACCCGACTTCTCACGTTTTGGATATGAAGAATGTAATGCGGGAAGATGTTGCAAAGCCTGGATTGCCTGTGGAAGAAGTAGTGAAAAATGCACCGGATAGCAAAGAAGGATATATCCGTGTACCATCCATAATTGAATAA